One Rhodoferax sp. GW822-FHT02A01 genomic window, CACCTTGGTGGCCGGCGTGGAGCGCAGGCGCAATCCCGCAGCCGCATGAAAAAAGGTCCGAGGGCCTGACGCCCAAGGACCTTTGATTTGAAGACCTGAAAGACTTACTTGCCGGTCTTGAAAGCCGTGAAGGTGCGGGTCTGCACCTTGCGGATCGGTTGCGGCAAAGCGTCCGGAGCGACCATGGTCTTCATGACCGCGGGCTCCAGAAAGATGGTCTTGTTCTCAGCCACGTCCTTCTTCACGAACTTCAAAGAGGCCGCATTGGGGTTGGCGTAGAACACCTTGTTGGTGAGTGACGCATCCACTTCAGGGCGCAAGATGTAGTTGATGAACAGGTGGGCGTTCTCCACATTCTGTGCATCCTTAGGGATAGCCATGGAGTCAAAGAACAAGGTGGCGCCGGTCTTGGGCACCAGCGTCTGGATGACCACAGGCTTCTTGGTCTTGGCAGCAGCGGCGCGGCTGGCAGCGATGTTGATATCGCCCGAGAAGCCCATGACCAGGCAGGTCGCCCCACTGGCCATTTCCTCGATGTAGCCGGACGACGAGAAGCGTGTCACGTAGGGACGGATGGCCTTGAGCACCTTGGCTGCGGCTTCGTAGTCGGCTGCGTCCTTGCTGTAGGGGTTCTTGCCTGCGTACAGCAGCGCGGCGGGCACCACCTCGGAGGCGGAATCCAGCACGCTGACGCCGCACTTCTTGAACTTGGATACGTACTCGGGATTGAACAGCAGATCCCAGGCGTTTTCGGGCATGGGCTTATCACCCAGTGCGGCCTTGACCTTGTCCACATTGATACCTACGGTCACATAGCCCCAGAGCCAGTCCACCAGGTATTCGTTGCCTGGGTCCACCTTGGCAAGTTGCTCCAGCACGCCCTTGTCCAGGTTGCCCCAGTTGGTGAGCTTGCTCTTGTCGAGCTTTTGTAGCAGACCGCCTTCGATCTGGGTCTTGGCGAAGTGGGCACCGGGCACCACGATGTCATAGCCGGTCTTGCCCGCCAGCAGCTTGGCGTGCAGGATTTCGTTGCTGTCGTAGTTGTCGTAACGGACCTTGATGCCGGTTTCCTTCTCGAAGTTCTTGATGGTGTCTTCGGCGATGTAGTCGGACCAGTTGTAGATGTTGAGCACCTTGGACGCATCGGCAGCGTGTGCGCCCGATGTCATCAAGGCCGCGCCCGACAGTGCAAGCACCAGCCCCAGCTTTTTAAATACCGTCTTCATATTTCCAAACCCTTTCATCAAGTTATTAAAGAAACGACCTACCGAATAAATCCTAACACCCGCTCGGGCGCAATATCGTTCAAGCAACGGGTGTGCCCGAGCGGGCATTCCCTTTGAAAACACGGTGCGCAATCCAGCGCCGGCAGGTAGGACGCATCGTTCTTCAGCCAGATCACCTGCGCCTTCGCGCTCAAGGGAGGCGTATGCAGCGGACTGCTGGAG contains:
- a CDS encoding polyamine ABC transporter substrate-binding protein encodes the protein MKTVFKKLGLVLALSGAALMTSGAHAADASKVLNIYNWSDYIAEDTIKNFEKETGIKVRYDNYDSNEILHAKLLAGKTGYDIVVPGAHFAKTQIEGGLLQKLDKSKLTNWGNLDKGVLEQLAKVDPGNEYLVDWLWGYVTVGINVDKVKAALGDKPMPENAWDLLFNPEYVSKFKKCGVSVLDSASEVVPAALLYAGKNPYSKDAADYEAAAKVLKAIRPYVTRFSSSGYIEEMASGATCLVMGFSGDINIAASRAAAAKTKKPVVIQTLVPKTGATLFFDSMAIPKDAQNVENAHLFINYILRPEVDASLTNKVFYANPNAASLKFVKKDVAENKTIFLEPAVMKTMVAPDALPQPIRKVQTRTFTAFKTGK